A section of the Ornithinimicrobium sufpigmenti genome encodes:
- a CDS encoding ABC transporter permease: MSHHAGSAVTVDGPQMAARSLNPWVVFLVRRLGRFVVSLWLLVTFAFLLLHLIPGDPVRNALGLTAPQDLVERQRETLGLNDPLHVQYGSYLADLARGDLGVSMLNRLPVIDTIGTRLPNTLALALLAFVAVTLIAIPLGLVMAILTRDGRRRPLELGFTSGSMVVSAIPEFLLSVLLVYVFAVNLGVLPIAGRSGPSSYVLPVAAMTLGSAMALARLVRVEVLGVLGQDFIRTARAKRLRASRIYLRHALPNALTATLTVSGLLLAGLVVGSVLVETIFAWPGLGPTMVSSILAKDYPMVQGIVLVYGTMVLLINLGVDLALALLDPRSTIREAA; this comes from the coding sequence ATGAGCCATCACGCCGGGAGCGCCGTGACGGTGGACGGTCCCCAGATGGCGGCACGCAGCCTCAACCCGTGGGTGGTCTTCCTGGTGCGCAGGCTGGGCCGGTTCGTGGTCTCGCTGTGGCTGCTCGTCACCTTCGCCTTCCTGCTGCTGCACCTGATCCCCGGTGACCCGGTCCGCAACGCCCTGGGTCTGACCGCTCCGCAGGACCTGGTCGAGCGTCAGCGCGAGACGCTCGGGCTCAACGACCCGCTGCACGTCCAGTACGGCAGCTACCTCGCCGACCTGGCCCGGGGCGACCTCGGCGTCTCGATGCTCAACCGGCTCCCGGTCATCGACACCATCGGCACGCGGCTGCCCAACACCCTGGCCCTGGCTCTGCTCGCCTTCGTGGCCGTCACCCTCATCGCGATCCCGCTCGGCCTGGTGATGGCCATCCTCACCCGGGACGGGCGTCGCCGGCCGCTGGAGCTGGGGTTCACCTCCGGCTCGATGGTCGTCTCGGCCATCCCCGAGTTCCTGCTCTCGGTGCTGCTCGTCTACGTCTTCGCGGTCAACCTGGGGGTGCTGCCGATCGCCGGCAGGTCGGGGCCCTCGTCCTACGTGCTGCCGGTGGCGGCGATGACGCTCGGCTCGGCGATGGCCCTGGCCCGCCTGGTGCGGGTGGAGGTGCTCGGCGTGCTCGGCCAGGACTTCATCCGCACGGCCCGGGCCAAGCGGCTGCGCGCCAGCCGGATCTACCTGCGGCACGCCCTGCCCAACGCCCTGACCGCCACCCTCACCGTCTCCGGGCTGCTGCTCGCCGGGCTGGTCGTGGGATCGGTCCTGGTCGAGACCATCTTCGCCTGGCCCGGCCTGGGCCCGACGATGGTCAGCTCGATCCTGGCCAAGGACTACCCGATGGTCCAGGGCATCGTCCTCGTCTACGGCACGATGGTGCTGCTCATCAACCTCGGGGTGGACCTCGCGCTGGCCCTGCTCGACCCACGCTCCACGATCCGGGAGGCAGCATGA